The stretch of DNA CGTGGTAATTATTCCAGCTAGCCCACCTGCACAGGCACCAGTAATTATTTCGTTAGGTATGGACAGCTCTTCACCTTTATCgtccttcttttccattttgaACGCTAATTGTCTGAACTTTTCGTAGAATGCAAATTGCAATGCACTAAAGGGTAAGTCTCTGGCTAGAGTGGCTTTATAGCCAAAGAATAGAGAGCGAgcaccttcttcttttataaCTGTCTTTATGGCATTTCttaaatttgaataattgTAGCCTGACTGAAAAAATGGATTGTTGAATCTTCCTTGCAACTGCAATCTCGTCTTAAGTACCTCTGAGGGAACATAAACAAAACTAGAGATAAAATCACCAAGAAATCCAGCACTCAAATGTGTGATGGTATCATTAATTTGCCAATCTTCTATCATTATTCTCTTAGTATACTCATAGGTCCCAAAGAAGATTGCCGCTGATGGAAAAGAGCCTAACATGGCAGCCATGTACCCACCATATAGACCTCTTCTTACACCTTCCTCCAGCCAAATAGTACGATATGCAGAGATCATATTCctgtatttttttacattAGGCGCACCCTGTTGTCTTGTTTTTACAGTATCCAATGAATGCATCGCAGAGTCACCTATTATTCCACCAATGCCCCCAGAGATGATGCAGTGCCATATAGGGTTCAACTCATCATTTGAACCtgctctttttttgttcgattgatcattttcttggttACTATTTGGTAGAACTGGTGTTCCTACAGATGTCGGGGGATGGTCATGTGGCGTGTGTATTATCGGTATTGAAGAACTCAGGTTCCATGAGGGCATTATCTTTATACCAGTCAGTTGGAGGTGAAGAATATGATGTGTGCTTTGTCGGAATACTCTGCACTTGTTTTTGGCTCGTTTTGAACTTTCAaatcaatgaagaaaatgtaaGAAGTTGCTATCGTTGAGAGCTTAAGAGAAGTCAGGTTAGGGTTCAATTTCAAGGAAAATTGGAGAATAGTACCTTCGATTGCATACAAATTACTAGATGGATGCGTTGTTATTGCTGAAGACCTTTGAGGCATCTTGCTGTTTATGAAGTTGGGGAGTTCTCGAAGAAATTAGCAGTTCTCGGTGTATGGTAATCGCGCTAGTATGGTAGAATTATTTAAACGCAAAAATCTGATACGATAGTGATGATACATGAAAATAGTAAGAACATACACCTGTCAATAAGTCATGTCTCTTAGAATAAAGGCGCTGGATGAATCAGTGGTCAATAAAATTGCTGCTGGAGAGATCATAATATCCCCTGTAAATGCGCTCAAAGAAATGATGGAGAATTCCATCGATGCTAACGCGACAATGATTGATATTTTAGTTAAAGAGGGAGGTATCAaggttcttcaaataaCGGATAATGGGTCTGGGATTAATAAAACTGATTTGCCGATTTTATGTGAACGGTTCACGACATCCAAAttacaaaaatttgaagatcTGAGTCAAATTCAGACATATGGATTCCGAGGGGAGGCTTTGGCTAGTATTTCTCATGTGGCTAGAGTGACAGTTACAACAAAAGTCAAAGAAGACAGATGTGCGTGGAGAGTTTCATATGCTGAGGGTAAGATGCTAGAAAGCCCCAAGCCTGTTGCCGGCAAAGACGGTACCACGATCCTAGTTgaagatctttttttcaatattccGTCTAGGTTGAGAGCTTTAAGATCCCAAAACGATGAATATGCTAAAATATTAGATGTTGTTGGGCGATATGCTATTCATTCCAAAGGCATTGGCTTTTCCTGTAAAAAGTTCGGAGATTCTAATTATTCCTTAGCAGTTAAACCTTCTTACTCAGTCCATGACAGGGTTAGAACTGTATTCAGTAACTCTGTGGCTTCTAATTTGATCTCTTTGCATATTGATAAGGTTGAAGATTTCAATTTGGAAAGTGTTGATGGAGAAGTGTGTAATTTGAACTTCACATCCAAAAAGTCCATTTCTccaattcttttcatcaataatagATTAGTGACGTGCGATCCTCTAAGACGGGCCCTTAATAGTGTTTATTCTAACTATCTACCAAAAGGAAACAGGCCTTTTATCTATTTGGGGATTATTATAGATCCAGCCTCTGTAGATGTTAACGTTCATCCGACAAAGAGAGAAGTTCGTTTCTTGAATCAAGATGAAATCGTAGAGAAAATTTCCACTCAGCTACACGCTGAATTATCCGCCGTGGATACTTCACGTACTTTCAAAGCCTCGTCAATTACAACAAGTCAACCAGGATCTTTAATATCCTCTAATAATACCATAGAGAACGAAGAGGAGAGAAGGACGCTCCGACAAGCCCAGGTAGTAGACAACACGTACACGATAACCAGTAATCGACTAGGGGGAGCTAAaagacaagaaaataaattaGTCAGAACAGATTCTTCACAAGCAAAAATTACGTCATTTTTGTCCTCAAGTCAACAATTCAACTTTAATGGGTCATCTACAAAGCAGCGATTAAACCAACCCAAGGTGAAGGCTGTAACTCAAACTCTAGAGACAGAAGGGTCAACATTAAATGAAAGCGAACAGCTTCAAGACGATAACACAAGCAGTGACGATGAGATAAAGGGTCAACCTaggaagaaacaaaaaccTGAAATCCATGGTACTGCAAGGGTCATTGATAGTGGAAAGCGTATGCCTGCTATTTCAAAAGACGGGTATATTAGAGTTGCTAAAGAGCGAGTTAATGTGAATCTCACCagtatcaaaaaaatgcgTGAAAAGGTGGATGATTCGATACATCGAGAGCTAACAGAAATTTTTGCAAATATGACTTATGTTGGTGTTGTAGATGAGGAAAGAAGACTGGCCGCAATTCAGCATGACTTAAAACTCTTTTTAATAGATTACGGATCTGTGTGCTATGAActattttatcaaatcgGTTTGACAGACTTCGCGAACTTCGGTAAGATTAATTTACTGAGTACAGATGGGTCAGATGATATAATCCTATATAACCTCCTATCAGAGTTCGATGGACTAAAAGATGAActctcaaaagaaaaactaatTAGTAAAATATGGGATATGAGTAGCATGCTAAATGAATACTATTCCATAGAGTTGGTGAACGATAGTACCGACAACGACTTAAAATTTGTGAAGCTGAAAACGTTACCTTTACTTTTAAGAGGTTACATTCCATCTTTGACGAAGTTacccttttttatttatcgCTTGGGCAATGAAGTAAATTGGGAGGATGAACGAGACTGCCTGGACAGTATTCTAAGAGAAATTGCTTTACTATATATACCGGATATGATTCCTAAATTGGATATGTCTGATATATCGCtttctgaaaatgaaaagaccCAATTTATAGATAGAAGGGAGGAAGTATCTTCATTACTAGAAcatgttctttttccttgTATCAAAAGAAGGTTTCTTGCGCCTAGACACCTACTCAAAGACGTTGTCGAAATAGCTAACCTTCCAGGTCTTtataaagtttttgaaagatgcTAGCTTTAGAGTATGTCAAACACtaataatgaagttttATCTTCTGAATATAgctgtttttattttgaagagtATTTAGTATAGTTTAATTATTCTAGGTGAAGTCATATGATAGGTGAAAAGGATAAGAAAGTAAATTTGCACAGTAATATATTTGTTTAGGAAAGAATATCAGTGATGCTATATTCGGATTGGAACTCTTCTACAATAATTCTGAAGTCACCAGGTTCTTTACTGTTTTCACCATCTTCCTCAAACAGATATTCTTCTCTAAGTTTGTTTAATGGAACCAAAGACCCTAGCCCTTTAATGAGGAAAAAcatttcattattcttCAGTTCAACTATCTTGATGTCATTTTGTAGAATCTTGAAAACAGGGTGGTAGAATGAATCACCCGAGTCAAGGAGTCGTACCTTGTCCCATAATTGTTTTAATTTATTGAACCTTTCGATTAGGTAAGTTATTTTATCTAATTTTGGACCAAATATAAAAGGCAGGTTTGCAATAAGTTCAGTTAGATCTACTAAAAGTTCTTGGACAGCGTTCGATTCCATAAATATTTGATAGAAGGACATGAAAGATACCACCCGCGTGATGGTTTGAAGTACCATTGGATGtctattgaaaaactcaCTTTTCACTTGAAAGTTATTAACAATAAGACTGATGATTACTTTAGAATAGTGTATAACTTTTAGCAGTGAATCTGCGGTATCGTAATATATTAGATACATTTTAAATAATTTCCATGAAACAGTAGATATTTGAAAGAGCgcaataaatttttcaaacctGCTATTATTTGATCTAGAATCTTCTTCCAATGAGTCTACCTtgtattgaaaaatgtcGAGCTCCCTTCTTATCGCGTCCAATGTTTTCAAGGGCGGCTTGGATGACTTGTTCAAATATTGATCTAAATCTCTATCTAATGACATGATTTTCCAATATAGCAATTCTGTgctgttttcttctctatAAACATCGACATTAGGTAAATCTTGTAAATACGCAGCATGTTGTAGTAAAGAGGATACTTCGGTATGAAGTGTAATTGGTTTGCGTGGCCCCGATTGAAGATAGTCACATCCACATAGCCGGTAAAATATTCTCCCCAAGGTTACTTTCGCTATGCTCTCAACGGGATCATCATTAAGTAAGGGCCTAAAGTCGTCAACatggaaatttttgaaagtatgAATGCACTGTGCTAATAACGAATTCGCCAACAACGGTTCATCATATGGGAAGGTTGTAGTAGCTAATATCAGATATGTTTGAATAAGCCTTATATCTGGATATGCCATGAAATCACATTCTTTTAGTTGCAGAAGAGAGCAGCGTGCAAATTTTTGGTACATAGTTAATTGCATACTATCACTCCAGCTCAGCCTTTCATCACTACCCAAATGATCACGAAGGGGATATGaagagaatattttttccaacttTTCAACAGGCATATAATAAACGCACATGGTAAAGACGGACCATATCAATGCATCCCAGTATTGACTATCCACACTGTGTTTCTTG from Saccharomyces mikatae IFO 1815 strain IFO1815 genome assembly, chromosome: 13 encodes:
- the MME1 gene encoding Mme1p (similar to Saccharomyces cerevisiae YMR166C; ancestral locus Anc_2.344), with amino-acid sequence MPSWNLSSSIPIIHTPHDHPPTSVGTPVLPNSNQENDQSNKKRAGSNDELNPIWHCIISGGIGGIIGDSAMHSLDTVKTRQQGAPNVKKYRNMISAYRTIWLEEGVRRGLYGGYMAAMLGSFPSAAIFFGTYEYTKRIMIEDWQINDTITHLSAGFLGDFISSFVYVPSEVLKTRLQLQGRFNNPFFQSGYNYSNLRNAIKTVIKEEGARSLFFGYKATLARDLPFSALQFAFYEKFRQLAFKMEKKDDKGEELSIPNEIITGACAGGLAGIITTPMDVVKTRVQTQQPSTQSNKAYSVLHPHVTNSRPAALSNSISLSLRTVYQSEGVLGFFSGVGPRFVWTSVQSSIMLLLYQMTLRGLGKTLSN
- the MLH1 gene encoding mismatch repair ATPase MLH1 (similar to Saccharomyces cerevisiae MLH1 (YMR167W); ancestral locus Anc_2.341), which encodes MSLRIKALDESVVNKIAAGEIIISPVNALKEMMENSIDANATMIDILVKEGGIKVLQITDNGSGINKTDLPILCERFTTSKLQKFEDLSQIQTYGFRGEALASISHVARVTVTTKVKEDRCAWRVSYAEGKMLESPKPVAGKDGTTILVEDLFFNIPSRLRALRSQNDEYAKILDVVGRYAIHSKGIGFSCKKFGDSNYSLAVKPSYSVHDRVRTVFSNSVASNLISLHIDKVEDFNLESVDGEVCNLNFTSKKSISPILFINNRLVTCDPLRRALNSVYSNYLPKGNRPFIYLGIIIDPASVDVNVHPTKREVRFLNQDEIVEKISTQLHAELSAVDTSRTFKASSITTSQPGSLISSNNTIENEEERRTLRQAQVVDNTYTITSNRLGGAKRQENKLVRTDSSQAKITSFLSSSQQFNFNGSSTKQRLNQPKVKAVTQTLETEGSTLNESEQLQDDNTSSDDEIKGQPRKKQKPEIHGTARVIDSGKRMPAISKDGYIRVAKERVNVNLTSIKKMREKVDDSIHRELTEIFANMTYVGVVDEERRLAAIQHDLKLFLIDYGSVCYELFYQIGLTDFANFGKINLLSTDGSDDIILYNLLSEFDGLKDELSKEKLISKIWDMSSMLNEYYSIELVNDSTDNDLKFVKLKTLPLLLRGYIPSLTKLPFFIYRLGNEVNWEDERDCLDSILREIALLYIPDMIPKLDMSDISLSENEKTQFIDRREEVSSLLEHVLFPCIKRRFLAPRHLLKDVVEIANLPGLYKVFERC
- the CEP3 gene encoding Cep3p (similar to Saccharomyces cerevisiae CEP3 (YMR168C); ancestral locus Anc_2.340); this translates as MFNRTTQLRSKHPCSVCTRRKVKCDRMIPCGNCRKRGQDSECIKSTKLMATSSSEEYLPDLLLFWQNYEYWITNVGLYKTKQRDLYKIQSNLDEDINECRFWMDYLQKDQSFQLMNFAMENLGVLYFGSIGDISELYLRVEQYWDRRADKKHSVDSQYWDALIWSVFTMCVYYMPVEKLEKIFSSYPLRDHLGSDERLSWSDSMQLTMYQKFARCSLLQLKECDFMAYPDIRLIQTYLILATTTFPYDEPLLANSLLAQCIHTFKNFHVDDFRPLLNDDPVESIAKVTLGRIFYRLCGCDYLQSGPRKPITLHTEVSSLLQHAAYLQDLPNVDVYREENSTELLYWKIMSLDRDLDQYLNKSSKPPLKTLDAIRRELDIFQYKVDSLEEDSRSNNSRFEKFIALFQISTVSWKLFKMYLIYYDTADSLLKVIHYSKVIISLIVNNFQVKSEFFNRHPMVLQTITRVVSFMSFYQIFMESNAVQELLVDLTELIANLPFIFGPKLDKITYLIERFNKLKQLWDKVRLLDSGDSFYHPVFKILQNDIKIVELKNNEMFFLIKGLGSLVPLNKLREEYLFEEDGENSKEPGDFRIIVEEFQSEYSITDILS